One genomic window of Sporosarcina ureae includes the following:
- the fabG gene encoding 3-oxoacyl-[acyl-carrier-protein] reductase — translation MGRFDGKTAVVTGASRGIGRTVALRLASEGAKVVVNYSGSQDRAETVAAEIRSAGGEALVFQANVSDAEQVKAMMDETIKQFGSIDILVNNAGITRDNLLMRMKEDEWDDVLSINLKGVFLCTKAVTRQMMRQRAGRIVNMASVVGVVGNAGQANYVAAKAGVIGLTKTTAKELAARNILVNAVAPGFITTDMTDELGDDMKEQLLSTIPLGKLGSAEDVAGTVAFLLSDEAQYITGQTINVDGGMVM, via the coding sequence ATGGGAAGATTCGATGGAAAAACGGCAGTAGTCACAGGAGCTTCTAGAGGGATTGGGCGCACGGTCGCATTACGCTTAGCTTCAGAAGGTGCAAAGGTAGTCGTCAATTATAGCGGTAGCCAAGATCGTGCAGAAACTGTAGCGGCTGAAATTCGTTCAGCGGGCGGAGAAGCGCTCGTATTCCAAGCGAATGTCTCCGATGCTGAACAAGTGAAGGCAATGATGGATGAGACGATTAAACAATTCGGAAGCATTGATATTCTCGTCAATAACGCTGGCATCACCCGAGATAATTTATTGATGCGCATGAAAGAAGACGAGTGGGATGATGTATTGTCAATTAATTTAAAGGGTGTTTTCCTTTGCACTAAGGCTGTCACGCGTCAAATGATGCGTCAGCGCGCAGGAAGGATCGTCAATATGGCTTCTGTTGTAGGGGTTGTAGGAAATGCAGGGCAAGCAAATTACGTGGCGGCTAAAGCAGGAGTTATTGGTTTGACGAAAACAACTGCAAAAGAATTGGCGGCACGTAATATTTTAGTAAATGCCGTTGCTCCAGGATTCATCACAACTGATATGACAGACGAATTGGGTGATGATATGAAAGAGCAATTATTGTCAACGATTCCTTTAGGGAAACTTGGAAGTGCTGAAGATGTAGCGGGAACTGTGGCATTCTTACTATCTGACGAAGCGCAATATATTACCGGTCAAACTATCAATGTCGACGGCGGTATGGTGATGTAA
- a CDS encoding acyl carrier protein — protein sequence MSTVLERVTKVVVDRLGVDESEVKPEASFREDLGADSLDVVELVMEFEDEFETEISDDDAEKIATVGDAVTYITAKVGE from the coding sequence TTGTCAACAGTACTTGAGCGCGTAACAAAAGTAGTTGTCGACCGTCTAGGCGTCGATGAAAGCGAAGTAAAACCTGAGGCTTCTTTCCGTGAGGATCTTGGAGCTGATTCACTAGATGTAGTAGAACTTGTTATGGAATTTGAAGATGAGTTTGAAACGGAAATTTCTGACGATGATGCAGAGAAAATTGCAACTGTCGGAGATGCAGTAACGTACATTACAGCAAAAGTAGGCGAATGA
- the fabD gene encoding ACP S-malonyltransferase yields the protein MSKLAFVFPGQGSQAVGMGKVFTEKNEACKVFLQKADEALGFELSSLMLEGPQDELTLTYNAQPALLTVGAMIAARLEEEGITPDYTAGHSLGEYTALVESKVLSFEDAVVAVHKRGLYMNEAVPAGKGAMAAILGMDRDVLESITSNITESGHPVQPANLNCPGQIVISGAKEGVDKACTALKEAGAKRALPLNVSGPFHSVLMQPAAGELQKTLEGIEMKDAVIPIIANVTANEVTKQNEIKKLLVEQLYSPVRWEESIEKLLELGVTRFVECGPGKVLSGLIRKIDRTAKVYPVYDEETLEKLLEEAKGWS from the coding sequence TTGAGTAAACTGGCATTTGTTTTCCCGGGACAAGGCTCACAAGCTGTAGGGATGGGGAAAGTATTCACAGAGAAGAATGAAGCATGTAAGGTATTCTTGCAAAAAGCTGATGAAGCTCTTGGTTTTGAACTGAGCTCATTGATGCTAGAAGGTCCTCAAGATGAATTGACGTTGACTTATAACGCTCAACCAGCTCTACTCACGGTGGGTGCGATGATTGCAGCGCGTTTGGAAGAAGAAGGCATTACGCCAGACTATACAGCGGGACATAGCCTGGGTGAGTATACCGCTCTTGTTGAATCCAAAGTTCTTTCATTTGAAGATGCGGTAGTTGCTGTTCATAAAAGAGGTCTGTATATGAATGAAGCGGTACCAGCAGGTAAGGGTGCCATGGCGGCCATACTTGGAATGGATCGTGATGTATTGGAGTCGATCACATCGAACATCACAGAGTCGGGACATCCTGTGCAACCAGCCAACTTAAACTGCCCTGGCCAAATTGTTATTTCCGGTGCCAAAGAGGGTGTGGATAAAGCATGTACAGCCTTGAAGGAAGCGGGTGCGAAACGTGCATTGCCATTGAATGTAAGTGGACCTTTCCACTCCGTTCTAATGCAACCAGCAGCTGGAGAGTTACAAAAGACGCTCGAAGGTATTGAAATGAAGGATGCAGTAATTCCGATCATCGCGAACGTTACGGCAAATGAAGTAACAAAGCAGAATGAAATAAAAAAATTACTGGTTGAACAACTGTACTCCCCGGTCCGTTGGGAAGAGTCTATTGAAAAATTGCTTGAATTGGGTGTTACTCGTTTCGTAGAGTGCGGACCTGGAAAAGTATTGAGTGGGTTGATCCGTAAAATAGACCGTACTGCTAAAGTATACCCAGTATATGATGAAGAAACGCTTGAAAAGTTGCTTGAAGAAGCGAAGGGATGGTCATGA